The Hymenobacter swuensis DY53 genome includes the window TTGGCAATGAACTTGCTAGTGTCGCCGCCGTCTTTCTGAATAGCCTGTAGCATCTCCAGCACTTCTTGGTTGGCGCCGCCGTGCAGCGGACCCCAGAGGGCGTTGATACCAGCCGAAACAGAGCCGTAGAGCGAAGCATTGGCCGAACCCACGAGGCGCACGGTGGAGGTAGAGCAGTTCTGCTCGTGGTCGGCGTGCAGGATGAGCAGCTTGTTGAGGGCACTCACGATGCGCGGGTCGATTTCATACTTCTCCGTGGGGAAGCTGAACATCATGTACAAGAAGTTCGAGCAGTAGTCGAGGTCATTGCGCGGATAGTTCAGCGGGTGACCCATGTTGTTCTTGTACGTCCAGGCCGCAATAGTTGAAATCTTGGCCATGAGACGAATCACGTTCAGGTCGATTTCTTCCTTGCTCAGGTCGGGCGATACGCTCTCGGGATAGAAGGCCGTGAGCGAGCAGATGAGGCTGCTGAGGATGGCCATGGGGTGGGCTGCCGACGGGAAGCCGTCGAAAATCTTGCGCACGTCCTCGTGCACCAGCGTGTGCTTGGTAATCTGGTGGCTGAAGTTGTCGAGCTCAGCCTGGGTGGGCAGCTTGCCGTAAATCAGCAGGTAGGCTACTTCAATGAACGAAGACTGTTCGGCCAGCTGCTCAATCGGATAACCGCGGTAGCGCAGGATACCTTCTTCGCCGTCGAGGAACGTGATGGCGCTCTTGGTAGCACCCGTGTTCTTGTAGCCCGAATCGAGGGTTACGTAGCCCGTCTGGTCGCGCAGCTTGCCAATGTCAAAGGCTTTTTCGTGCTCGGTGCCTTCAATGACGGGGAGAGAGATGGATTTCCCGTCGAGGATCAGTTCAGCAGATTCTGCCATAAGGTTGGGTTGATGGGTGGGGTTATAAGGCGAAACTAAAGAATTGCCGGTGAGCCGGAAACCCCGTCTGTATTTGACGCCTATACTACAATCCGACCGCAGTGGTTGTTTGAGATGGGGAAAGCGCAAAGAAACGGCCCCCTGTTTGAAAATGCGGCATGCAGCGTAAGGTTTTTCCAGGCGAAGCAGCATTTTTTGTTCCGGCAACGTTGCCGATTCATGCCAGCAGCTTACTTCCCGATGCAGAACTGGGTGAAAATGCTGGTCAGCAGGTCGTCGTTGCTGATTTCACCGGTTATCTGGCCCAGGGCCGCCAGGGCGTGGCGCAGGTCAGCGGCCAGGAGCTCGGTGCCCGCGCCGGTGCTCAGGCCCATCAGTACGGCATCAAGGTGCTGATTGGCCTGCTCCAGGCTTTGGGCGTGGCGCAGATTGGTCACGATGGTACTGGAGCCCGTACGGTCAAGGCCATCGAGGCGGACACGGGCCAGCAACTCCTGCCGCAGCTCATCCAGCCCGTCGCCCCGGGACGCAGCAATAAGCACGGTGCCGGGACGCGTCAGGAAGGCTTCCTGGTCGGTATCCGGAGCGACGTCCAGCTTGTTGCCTACGGCCAGTACACCCACGCCCGCCGGTAGTTTCAGTGCCTCAATCTCCGCTTTAAGATCAGCGGGGGTAGTAGTCGTTATATCAAACAGATATACTACCAATGCTGCCTGCTGCACACGCTTTAAGGTGCGCTCCACGCCGATGGATTCTACCACGTCGGTTGTGTCGCGCAGGCCGGCCGTATCCACAAACCGGAACCGGATGCCTTCAATGCTGACTTCATCCTCAATCAGGTCGCGGGTAGTGCCGGCCACGTCCGAGACAATAGCGCGCTCCTCGTTGAGCAGAGCGTTGAGTAGGGTGCTTTTGCCGGCATTGGGGCGGCCAGCAATAACCGTAGTCACGCCGTTCTTGATAACGTTACCCAATTCAAAGGAACGGAGCAGGCGGCGCACCAACTGCTGTACTTCCTGCAGGAGCTGCACTAAGCCGGTGCGGTCGGCAAACTCCACGTCCTCTTCGCCAAAGTCCAGTTCCAATTCCAGCAGGGCCGCAAACTGTACCAGCCGGCCGCGCAGGTCCTTCAACTCCTGGGAAAAGCCCCCGCGCATCTGACGCATGGCTACCTGGTGCGAAAGGGCCGAGTCGGCGGCAATCAGATCGGCCACGGCTTCGGCCTGGGCCAAGTCGAAGGCTCCGTGCAGGAATGCACGCTTGGTGAACTCGCCGGCCTCCGCCAGGCGGGCGCCGTGGCGCAACAGCAGCGTCAGGACTTCCTGCACGATGTAATCGGAGCCGTGGGTGCTGATTTCCACTACGTCCTCACGGGTGTAGGAGTGTGGCCCCCGAAACAACGATACGACGACTTCATCCAGAATCCGCGCCCCGTCGCGGATGGTCCCTACATGTAGTGTGTGGCTGGGCTGGTCGCGCAGGCGCTTTCCGGCAAATACCACATCGGTCAGCAAAATAGCCTGCGGCCCTGACAGTCGAAGCAGGGCAATAGCGCCGGCCCCGGGCGGCGTTGACAGGGCAACAATGGTATCGGAAAGCGAGGGAGGTAAGCCTATGGCCATAACACAGCAGGATGAGTTCAGCCGCAAAGGTACGTGCCTGCTTGCCAGTGTTCATGCTGTTACTGATGCTCACCTGAAGGCAACCGGGATTCGTGCAGATAGCTTGGTGTACCGAGGCCGCGGAACAGTAATTCCTCACCGAGTACGGGGTGTACAGGGCTCAATCCGTGACCAGCAGGTTACGGCTTACTTCGGCTGAGACTAAGTATTTAACTTCGTTGTTGATTTTGATTTCTAGGGAATTATCGAATGTTATCTTATCTACTACTTCAATCTGTGTGCCGAGGTTGACGCCCACTTTATCGAGGTATTGCAGGAAGGGAGCCGAGGTATTCTTGACGGCTATAACCCGGCCGTGTTCACCGGGGCGCAGGTCGGAAAGCAGGCGGTGCTGGGGGCGGTGCAGCACGCCATCGGCCGTCGGAATCGGGTCGCCGTGGGGGTCAAGCTGCGGGAAGCCCAGAAACTCATCGAGGCGGCGCACCAGCAGGTCGGAGTCGATGTGCTCCATCTGTTCGGCGACGTCGTGTACTTCATCCCAGTTGAACCCCAGGTGCTGGACCAGAAAAACCTCCCACAGCCGGTGTTTCCGAATAGTAAGCAGGGCCAGCCGGCGGCCTTCCTGCGTGAGCGTCACGCCCCGGTAACGCGTGTAATGCAGCAGCTCTTTTTCCCCGAGGCGGCGCAGCATATCCGTCACCGAAGCGGGCCGCGTCCGTAGCTCCTCCGCCACGCTGTTGGTGCTGACTTCGGTGCCGGGTTGCGCTTCTGCCAGCTTGTAGATGGCTTTCAGGTAATTCTCCTCGGTGTAGCTGGGCATTCGGTTGCATTAAGAATTATGAATTAAGAAGTAAAAATCGAGGTGACCAACGCGGATGATAAAGTCCGGTCAGCCACCTCATTTTTACTTCTCAATTTTTAATTGACCAGAACCTACCAGCGGATCAGGGCGGAGGCCCAGGTGAACCCGGAGCCGAAGGCGGCCAGACACACCAGGTCGCCGCGCTTGATGCGGCCTTCCTGCACGGCTTCGCTCAGGGCAATGGGCACCGAGGCGGCTGTAGTGTTGCCGTAGCGCTGAATGTTGCTGAACACCTTGTCATCGGAGAGGCCCATTTTCTGCTGCACGAACTGCGTGATGCGCAGGTTGGCCTGGTGCGGGATGAGCATATCGATATCCTTTGACTCGTAACCATTGGCATCGAGGGCCTCCCGGATAACCTGCGGAAAGCGCACCACGGCGTGCTTGAACACGTTCTGGCCGTTCATGTACGGGTACATTTCCAGCTCGTTGGCCATTACGTACTCCAGGCGGTTGTTGCGGTTCGAGCCGGGTTCCCGCACAATAAGCTCCTCGGCGTGCTCGCCTTGGGAGTGGAGGTGGGTGCTCAGAATGCCATGGCCCTCGCGGGTGCTGGGGCGCAATACCACCGCGCCGGCTCCATCACCGAAAATAACTGACACGGCCCGGCCCCGGGTGCTGATGTCGAGGCCCGAGGAGTGAATTTCGGAGCCCACCACCAGCACGGTATCGTACATGCCGGTTTTGATGAACTGGTCGGCCATGCTCAGCGCGTACACGAAGCCGGAGCACTGGTTGCGCACATCAAAAGCCGGAATGGGGGCCGTGATACCCAACTCACGCTGCAGCAGCACACCGGAACCGGGGAAGAAGTAGTCGGGCGACAAGGTGGCAAACACAATCAGCTGCACGTCATCGGGCGTGAGGCCGGCCATTTCCAGGGCCTTGCGGGCCGCGTTGGCCCCCATGTTGGCCGTGGTGTCTTTTCCTTCCTCAAACCAGCGCCGCTCCCGAATGCCGGTACGTTCCTGGATCCACTCGTCGGTGGTGTCAATCAGTTGGGTCAGGTCGGCATTCGTGACCACGCGCTCAGGCACGTAGTGACCAACACCGGCAATTTCAGAGAGTCGG containing:
- the mnmE gene encoding tRNA uridine-5-carboxymethylaminomethyl(34) synthesis GTPase MnmE, producing MAIGLPPSLSDTIVALSTPPGAGAIALLRLSGPQAILLTDVVFAGKRLRDQPSHTLHVGTIRDGARILDEVVVSLFRGPHSYTREDVVEISTHGSDYIVQEVLTLLLRHGARLAEAGEFTKRAFLHGAFDLAQAEAVADLIAADSALSHQVAMRQMRGGFSQELKDLRGRLVQFAALLELELDFGEEDVEFADRTGLVQLLQEVQQLVRRLLRSFELGNVIKNGVTTVIAGRPNAGKSTLLNALLNEERAIVSDVAGTTRDLIEDEVSIEGIRFRFVDTAGLRDTTDVVESIGVERTLKRVQQAALVVYLFDITTTTPADLKAEIEALKLPAGVGVLAVGNKLDVAPDTDQEAFLTRPGTVLIAASRGDGLDELRQELLARVRLDGLDRTGSSTIVTNLRHAQSLEQANQHLDAVLMGLSTGAGTELLAADLRHALAALGQITGEISNDDLLTSIFTQFCIGK
- a CDS encoding 3-oxoacyl-ACP synthase III family protein, with the translated sequence MNNSLRLSEIAGVGHYVPERVVTNADLTQLIDTTDEWIQERTGIRERRWFEEGKDTTANMGANAARKALEMAGLTPDDVQLIVFATLSPDYFFPGSGVLLQRELGITAPIPAFDVRNQCSGFVYALSMADQFIKTGMYDTVLVVGSEIHSSGLDISTRGRAVSVIFGDGAGAVVLRPSTREGHGILSTHLHSQGEHAEELIVREPGSNRNNRLEYVMANELEMYPYMNGQNVFKHAVVRFPQVIREALDANGYESKDIDMLIPHQANLRITQFVQQKMGLSDDKVFSNIQRYGNTTAASVPIALSEAVQEGRIKRGDLVCLAAFGSGFTWASALIRW
- a CDS encoding metal-dependent transcriptional regulator: MPSYTEENYLKAIYKLAEAQPGTEVSTNSVAEELRTRPASVTDMLRRLGEKELLHYTRYRGVTLTQEGRRLALLTIRKHRLWEVFLVQHLGFNWDEVHDVAEQMEHIDSDLLVRRLDEFLGFPQLDPHGDPIPTADGVLHRPQHRLLSDLRPGEHGRVIAVKNTSAPFLQYLDKVGVNLGTQIEVVDKITFDNSLEIKINNEVKYLVSAEVSRNLLVTD
- a CDS encoding citrate synthase, which gives rise to MAESAELILDGKSISLPVIEGTEHEKAFDIGKLRDQTGYVTLDSGYKNTGATKSAITFLDGEEGILRYRGYPIEQLAEQSSFIEVAYLLIYGKLPTQAELDNFSHQITKHTLVHEDVRKIFDGFPSAAHPMAILSSLICSLTAFYPESVSPDLSKEEIDLNVIRLMAKISTIAAWTYKNNMGHPLNYPRNDLDYCSNFLYMMFSFPTEKYEIDPRIVSALNKLLILHADHEQNCSTSTVRLVGSANASLYGSVSAGINALWGPLHGGANQEVLEMLQAIQKDGGDTSKFIAKAKDKNDSFRLMGFGHRVYKNFDPRAKIIKKAADDVLAALGIDDPLLKIAQELEQAALTDEYFIERKLYPNVDFYSGIIYRAIGIPTEMFTVMFALGRLPGWIAQWKEMRENKEPIGRPRQIYTGETERDYVSITARS